The DNA sequence CTTTTACTCGTAAAAAATTTGAATATTGTAATAATATCATAGGTGATGTTACTGATTTTAAATCCCTCAAAAAAATTATAAAAGAAGGGCAATACGATGCTATCGTCAATGCTATAGGCATTTTAAATCAGGATGCTGAAGATAATAAGTCGAATGCTGTATTATTGAATAGTTATTTGCCACATTTTTTGAGTGATCTTACTAAAGAAATGAAAACCAGAATTATTCACATGAGTACAGACTGTGTGTTTTCTGGTAATACAGGTGGATATACAGAAGCTTCTTTTAGAGATGGCGGGACTTTTTATGATCGGTCAAAAGCGTTAGGTGAATTAGAAAATGATAAGGATTTAACTTTGAGAAATTCTATAATTGGCCCAGATATAAATCCGGACGGAATTGGCTTATTCAATTGGTTTATGAAGCAAGACGGACAGATAAATGGCTTTAATAAAGCAATTTGGACAGGAGTAACCACACTAACACTTGCTAAGGCTATGGAACAAGCAGTTACTGAGAACTTAACTGGGTTATATAACCTAGTTAACAATCAAACAATTAACAAATACAGCTTAATTAAACTTTTTAATAAACATCTGAGAAATAATAGGCTCGAAATCCGTCCAACTGAATTTATTACTCTGGACAAGTCTTTAATTAATAACAGAACAGATTTTTCATTCGAAGTGCCTAGTTATGAAGTAATGGTAGCTGAGATGAAGGAGTGGATTGACAAGCATGCTTATCTCTATCCACATTATTTTGAGTAGGGAGTAAATATAATGAAAAAATTAAAATTAATGACTATAGTAGGAACTCGTCCAGAAATCATAAAATTATCTGAGGTCATAAAAAAAAGCGACAAATACTTCGAACACATCTTGGTACATTCCGGACAAAATTATGATTACTCATTAAATCAAGTTTTTTTTGAGGATTTGGGTATTAGAGAGCCAGATCATTATCTTAATGTTGTAGGCGATAATTTGGGACAAACTATGGGGAATGTTTTAGCGAAGTCTTACGAAATTTTGGTTCAAGAGCAACCTGATGCGCTACTTGTTCTAGGAGATACAAATTCATGTTTAAGTGTAATTTCAGCAAAGAGACTTAAAATTCCAATATTCCACATGGAAGCTGGGAATAGATGTTTTGATGAAAATCTTCCAGAAGAAATCAATAGACGAATCGTTGACCATACGAGTGATGTGAATCTGTGCTACACAGAGCATGCAAGAAATTACTTGAATTGGGAAGGTGTTCCTAAAGAAAGAACGTACGTTGTCGGATCACCAATGGCTGAAGTGTTGAAAGTAAATGAACAAAAAATCAATAATAGTAAAGTTCTTGAAAAATTAGGACTAGAAAAAGGGCAATATATTTTATTATCCGTTCATAGAGAAGAGAATATCGATAATGAAGATAACTTCATGACTCTAATGAACGCAGTAAATGACATGGCTAAAACCTATGGTTTGCCGATTATATATAGTACACATCCCAGAAGTCAGAAATTTATAGATCAGCGGGGATTTGCATTCCATAAAAATGTTAGAAATCTCGAACCTTTTGGATTCGCGGATTACAATTCACTTCAGCAGAATGCTTTGTGCGTGGTATCTGATAGTGGAACAATAGCTGAAGAAGCCTCATACTTTAAGTTCCCAGCTGTGTCGGTTAGGACCAGTACAGAACGTCCAGAAGCATTGGATAAGGGTAATATGGTAATTGGCAGCATTACCACAGAGCAAGTATTACAAGCTGTTGATATGGCTGTGAAAATGGATTCTTTAGGAGAAATAGGAGAGTCTGTGCCAAATTATACAGATGAGAACGTCAGTATCAAGGTTATAAAACTGATTCAAAGTTATACTGGTATAGTTAATAAAATGGTGTGGAGAAAATTATGAGCAACAAGTTAATAGAGGAGTTGTCTTATGAATATTCTAGTATACGATATCGCAGCAGAAAATAGCGGGGCAGTAACTATTTTAAATGATTTTTATGATAATGTTAAAAGAAATGAAGATGAGAAAATTAGGTGGATTTTTTTACTTAGCATTATTGATCTAGAGGAGACAGGAAATATTCAAGTTTTGAAATTTCCGTGGATAAAAAAAAGTTGGTTTCACAGACTCTTCTTTGATTATTTTATTGCGCCTATAATAGTAAAAAAATATAATATTGATAAAATATTCTCACTTCAAAATACCTTAGTACCATTGGTTAAAGAAAAGCAATTACTTTACTTGCATCAATCATTACCTTTCGTCAAGTATAAATTTAAAGTGACTGAGAATTTTAGATTTTGGATGTATCAAAATGTTGTTAGTAAATTTATTTTTAAATCTATTGTGAGTTCTGAAGCAACTGTGGTACAGACAAAATGGATGAAAGAAGCTTGTTTAGATAATTTGCAAATAGATGAAGGGAAAATTGTAGTAGTGCCTCCATATATTGAAATTAAAAATGAATTGAAGTTCAAACAAAATTTTGGCAATAAAAAAATATTTTTCTACCCAGCAACTGCTAACAGTTATAAGAATCATATTGCAATTATTGAGGCATGTAAGGAACTTAATAAAAGAGGAATTTTTGATTACAAAGTTTTGTTAACAATTAGCGGGCTTGAAAATAAATATGCTGCACAATTGCGAAAAAATATTGAAAATAGCAATGTTAATATAGAGTTAATAGGATTTATTACGAGAGAAGAAGTTCTTAAACTTTATTCTGAGACAATTTTGTTATTTCCTTCATATGTTGAATCTCACCCAATGCCATTAAAAGAAGCACAAGTAAGTGGAAGTATAATATTAGCATCAAATTGTAGCTTCAGTACTGAAATTTTAGGTGATTATCCAAACAGCGTATTTTTCGATCCTTTTGCTCATCAAGAATTGTTCGAAGCCATGAAAATTATTATTGAGGATCGTTTTGAATATGTCGAGGCGAACTACAAGAATACTAATCATGTTAATACTAGAAATACATGGGATGAAATTATTGGAATTATTGATAAATTGTAATTGAAAGCATAAATTGATTATTCTTAAACTTACTTGGAGGGTGAACCTGTCCATAATGACGAGTTATTCAAATTGATTTTTAGGATACAACTTTTTTTAAAGATGGTGAAATGAAACTCTTTTGGCGTTACAACCATTCAGTCAAAATTCAACATCTCCTAGATGCTAAATATTATAATTAATGAGACTACCGCAATCTTATAGGGGGTTGTTATGAGACCTAAACAAGATGAGATTGCGGTATTTCTTTCATACTCAGATGTGATTATCAAAACAAGTGGAAACATGTTTGAATTAATAACCTAGCAACTTTACGAGTAGTTTGATTTGTTTAATAGCTTAGACCAATCAATACAACAGAGTAAGATTTTTTCTAGAATATAGATAAGAAAGGAGAGTTGATTAATGAAAAAAAAAATATTATTTGTGTCACCCCACATGATACTAGGTGGCTTAGAAAAATCACTTTTATCATTACTAAGTTCATTACCAGAAGATAAATTTGAAATCACAGTTTTATTAGTGAAAAAGCGTGGAGCGTTATTGGCTAACATCCCCAATAACATTAGAGTATTAGAGATACCACTTCCGAATGATGTGGGTGACGAATTGTTGGCTGGAGGTGCAAAGGCTTCGACTATTCGAAAACTAAAAAAGTTTCAGTTTATTGGAGCAATAAAAATAGTTTTAAAGAAAGTTCTTAAATTAGATCCTATACCAGAGTTGAGTATGAATTATAATGATATCCCAATCCTCGATGAGAAGTTTGATGTGGCAGTTGCTTATCAACTGCATATGCCATTCATTGTAAAGTACGTTACAAAAAATATAAGAGCAAAGAAAAAGATATTGTGGATTCATAGCGATTTAACAAAAAGTGGATTCAATCCCCGTATTCTAAAGAAAGAACTAAACAAATTTGACGAATTTATCACTGTTTCCAAAAAATTAAGAGATGAGTTTATTTCGTACTTTCCCTTATATGAAGATAAGACAGATGTAATTTATAACATTTTACCTATTCAATATATTCATGAAATGTCTGATGAAGAAGTCGATTTCGATAATGAATATAAAGGGTTAAAAATTTTGACAATTGGTCGTTTAGCAAGAGAAAAAGGTATAGATATTGCTATTGAATCTTTTAAGCATATTAGGAGTGAGGGTTATAATTGCAAATGGTATGTAATCGGTGACGGCGTTGAAAAATCAAATATAAGAAAAAAAATTAAGGCGAATAATTTAGAAAATCACTTCATTATCCTCGGATCAAAATAAATCCGTATCCATACTTAAAAGAGTGTGATATTTATGTTCAGCCATCAAGAACAGAAGGATATTGCATTACATTATCAGAAGCAAAAACTTTTAGCAGGCCAATCGTAACTACCAATTTTGCGGGCGCATTCGAACAAATTGAGAATGAAAGAACGGGTTTAATTACTGAAGTAGATCCAATTAAACTATATGAATCTATAAAAAAACTTATTGAAGATGGTAAACTTAGAAATAATTTCTCAATTGAATTAATGGATGCTAATAAAACTGATATTCCTGATGACGGTATTGATAAAATTATTGCAAAATTTGATATATAGAAAATAACCTGAATTATTCATACTACCTGAAACTTTGACATGAACAATCCTATTTCATCTGCAATATTGGATTTTTAGAAGATTTGTTATTTTTTCCCTTTCAAAACATCTCTTAGAGACGAAAAGAAGCAAGGAGTGCGATTGTTATTGTGGTTTTGGGCATACTAATCCCTTTGTTCGATCGATTTTTTAAAATTAGCGGGGTCTCACCACGAAAAATATTGAATTTGCCGTAGGATCTGAAAAAAAACGTCTTGGTAGACATGGTGGGTGCTGAGTTTTAGCATCATGTGTCTTCCGCTGTGGATCAGTTTCCCAGCAATTTTGAAAAAATGAAGACGGATAGTCTGTATCTGTCGACCTTTGGCCTTTTTTGGAAATGCTAGCGTGCGCATAAAATTGTTTATGCCATAGGAAAGTACGGTGACCATCATGCGAACTGTCCGACTTGTCGAAGAAGAAGCCATTCTTAGCTTCCTTGATGAAATTATCCATCGTACATCTCTTCCAATGCGTTTGGTAGACTTGTTTAGCCGGAATAGCATCCAAGAGATTGGTAATAATGAATTCATGATGGAAAATCAGTTCGCTAGCTTCCCTGATGGAACATATGCAAACTCTACGGTCATGCTTCCAAGTACCTGCTTGGTAGCGAATGGAGTGAAAATACTTTTCCCTCTGACTCCATTCGGTCTCATCCCCAACTTGAACAAACTTTTCCGCCATCTTTAATAAGCGGGGATTTTGTTTGAGCCGGATGACGTACGGACGCTCTTTTTCTTCACATAGATCATACAGATACGGCGCTGCAAAGCCACTATCTGCGCGAACAAGAATTGCGCTGATTGGAACAGTTTGATTGCAGTGTTCAAGAAGCGGATTCAAAAAATCGACTGCTCCGGTTGAGCAATCCGTGTTTCCGGAACGCAGTTCCGCCTTCAGAAAGTCCTTAGTCATACCATCGAAGGGGCAACGAGCGGATGATACCCGGTCGTTTGATATTGTGCGTTGAAGGCCGTTTCTTCTTGATTGCCATAAGTGTCAGTATATGTGGAATCCAAATCTAATACCATTTCTGTTGCATTACGTTGTATGCGTACCTTATCCAGCATCGCTTGATTGAGCGCTTGGAGTTGCACAAGTGCATCGTGACTCTCACTGATGCGATCCCAAAAACGCGAAAGCGAAGGTTTTGAAGCCAATGCACTTTTTTCAAGCATCTGCTGGAAGAAAGGATCATGACGTAAGATGTTGGCAGATGCATCGGTATCATAGCCTGCAATTAATTGGAAGATTAGTTGTTCAAGAATAGATTCATTCGAATGTGTAGGCGAAAGACGGGAGTTTTGAAAATGAAGCTCTTTCTTCATCAACTGTTCGAATCCGATTTAATGAAGTAATTCTTTAACCAAAACTAGACCAGCATCCGTGGAGAGATTACCTCCAGTATTTATAACCGTCATTTTTGCATCGAATTTTAGAGTGTTTCCTGTAAAGTTGCCATTGAGAGAACCCCTTTCTATGGTTGTTGGTGGTAACATTTACCATAACAGATAGGGGTTCTTTTTTCACACCATTTGGGTGTGAAAGAGAGATAAAGAATACGTTATAGAAAAACATTTGAAGGTTTTTTCTGAAAACCTATGAATAATTCAGGAATAAGGATGTGGAAAAGTGAAAACTAATATTAACAAGGACAGGTTAATGAAATTTCAAGTTAAGCATTTTCCTTTGGTTCTCATAACCATGATATTCTCTATATTGTTTTTATTTGGTTTGAAAGCTAGCTTGACACAACTGTTGGCGTATATATCTATTTTGCTTAGTTTAATAATAATAATTAAACACAAAGAAAACATGTATATAATTTTCGCGGGTTTGCCTATTTTTTATGCTACGTATAGTATTGCCATTGGGGAATTTATTGCAAAAAATCTTCAAGTTTCAATTAATCCTCTAAGAACTTTAAAATATGAACTATATGAAAAAAGTATCTTGATAATTATAGTATTTTTAATTAGCTTGATTTTTTTTCTTAAGGAAAATAAAAAAAATCAAGCTAATGCTTTTACCTTTGAAGATAACGTTGTATTATATACAGGTCTATATATACTTATAATTTTAATCAATATTTTCTTCTTTGACAGGAGCTCACACGCAGGTTATGTTGTCAGAGGTACGCCTATACAAGGCTACACTTATATTTTATTTATGTTTTTGAATTACTATTCAGGAAATAGACCAATTAGAAAAAATTTAAGTATTATTTTGGCAATATTAGTTAGTATGCAAATTCTGGCTTTTGGTGGTAGAGGTTCTGTGATTCCAATTGTTGTAATTACAATGATGACCTACTTTAAAAATTCCCTTGATTTTAAAAAAATTATATTTTTTGCAGGCATTGGAATTATTGCTTTTACATTAGTTGGGACACATAGATCAGGACAATCAGTTAGTGTATCCAGTATTGTAATTGATTTAAGCGAAAATCTATTTGTACAAGATACATCAATCATGGCATTTAATTCATCGGTTACTCACTTAGCGGCAGCGGAATTTTATAATTGGGGATTTAGGTTACAATCCTTTTTTGCCTTTATTTTGGCAATTATTTTTGGGGGGAATATAAAATTCACGGAATTGAGCAATGTGACGCCCATAGCTTCAAGGATATATCTCAACTTAGGAGGAGGTATAATGCCCTCATATTTTTATTTTTGGCTCGGATGGATTGGAGTAATTCTTGCCGGTTTCATATTAGCAAAGATTCTGAATAGAGGTATCTACTCCAAAAATAGGGTTACATTTTTGTCCGTTGTTACAATGATTGCTGGTACAACAACATGGTACCTATATTCGCCATTACAGTTATTTAGAGTAACATTAGTATTGGTACCAATACTGTACTTTGTATTGAATAGTTTGGATAAAATAATAAAAAAAAATACAGATTTTTGAGGTGAATCATGGAAAAAGTCTTAGTTTCAGTTGTTATGGCGGTTTATAATACTCCGTTAGAATATCTAAAAGAATCTATTGAAAGTATACTAAATCAAACACATAAAAATATTGAGTTTATCATTATAGATGATGCATCTTCGTATGAAGTTCAAAAAATAATAAAAAAATATGATGATGATAGAATACGACTAATTACAAATGAAAAAAACATGGGGTTAACTAAATCTCTTAATAAGGGATTAATGCTTTCTAATGGGAAATATATTGCAAGAATGGATAGCGATGATATTTCGTTGCCTGATAGAATTGAGATGCAAGTCAAATTTTTCGAAGAACATCCAGAGGCAAATGTTCTTGGAACTCGTGCGATTAAGTTTGGAGATGAAGAAAAAGTATTAAAGTGTTATCTTAAAAATACAAGAGAAAAACAACAAATCAAATTATTTTATTACAATATCGGGTTAATTCATCCAACTGTGATGATACGAAAAAAATTTTTAGATCAACATTCCATAAAGTACAATGAGAAATTATTGAAAACTCAAGATTATGGTTTATGGGTCGAATGTATTAGGCATACTAAATTAGAAATCGTTGAATCTATTTTATTAAAATATCGTACCCATTCAAAACAAATATCTCAAGCTAAAACAGATGAACAGTCAAAATATGGTAGTATGGTTAGAATGAGTCAGTTGAGCGCTCTGAAACTTCCAATAGACGATGAGATAGAAAAAATCCATTCAAACTTCTGTGATGGTCGCTCTTGCTATGATATTGAGACCACAAAAAAATGGGTAAATAAATTGATTCTCCAGAATAACAAATTACAAATTTTTGATGTTAGTTTGTTTGTCGATGAGACACGCTATATGTGGTTCTTACTATGCACAAAAGAAGTGTTTAGAGATAAGAATATGGAGTACATTTCTCCGTTTATCAAGTCCTTTCGTGTCAAGTATTTTATTGAATACCTTAAATACCATAAGTCGAGATACTAGTGTAGTGTAGCGTTGATATTTAGAAAAAAGGTCGACGTTGACATACTCGACTAGTGTTAAATATTTGATTCTTCAATTTTCGGATACAACGAAGACATCTTTTCTGGCGCATGATTATTTGTAAAATATCAACGGATTTTTGATGATAGGGTATTCCGTTCCCGCTCCCATGCAGCCAACTCCAAACGGAGTTTCTTAAAATCATCAGTTCTGCGGTGTAAACATTGCCTGGTCATAACGTTTAATTCTATTTCGGCAATATTCAACCAACTGCCATGTAATGGCGTGAAATGAATCTCTAGGCGGCGGACGATCCTTCGTGCCTCTTCGGGCGGAAATGCTCTGTAGAGTGAAGCGATTGTATGTGTATTGAGATTATCCAGAACCAAAGTAATTTTTTCAACCTCGGGATAACCAATATCTACAAGGTATTGAATCTCCTCGGCCCAATCTACTGACGTCCGTTGCTTACGGACGTTCACGTGTCGAACTCCACCCAGTGGTTCAGTGAAGATAAAAATGCTACAAGTGCCTTCTCGCACATATTCAGAATCAATTTTTTGGTTACTGCCTTTTCGCATAGGAAGAGGTTCCCTAGCTTCACCCAAAAGTTGATATGGTTTTTCATCCATGCAAACGGCCGGGTGTTTCGGATCGTAAGGAAATTCATATACGTTGAAGACATCTTCCATGCATGCTACGAATGCTGCGTTTTCTTTTGACGGGATGCACCAGTATTGTTTTTGGTGATGTCATAATTCGTTTTTTTTTAAGGTTCTTCCGATGGCATCCTTGCCAACAGGAATTTCAAGTTCAACTTTTTCTTCCAGAAGGCGAAGTGTCCATCTGGAACGACCTTCTGGGGCTGGGCCGCAGGCCATTTCAATGAGTTTTGCTTCTGCGCGTCCATCCACTTTCCGATGGGCATTATCCGAATTGATGCTTCTGCCGACGGTTAAAACATTTTCAACACCGCCGTCAATATAGTACTTGATTACATTATGCACGGTCGCGAAACAAACACCGATAGATTTGACACATTGTTGATGGGTGGATGGTTTCCCATGCGCTTCATCGATGTCTAATAAAATTTGGCATCTGCATTTTATGGTCCGAGTAGCCGTTTTCTTACGCAGAACGCTTTTTAATCTGCGTACTTCATCATCTGTTAATGAGATAACGTGCTTCTTGTTTTTGCCCATTTTTAAGTCACCGCCGTTTATTTTTATTATACTGCACAATGATAGTAACTCTAACAGATTCAAACTCAACAACTTACTTATTTGTCAATGATACACTACATTAGTAATCGATTATATAATAATGTTGGATTCCCGATAAAATTATAACGTGGATCGTTAAAAGATTGATAAATCAATGTTTACCTGTTGAACCTCGTTATAAACCGTTACAGAGGTTTATAACGAGGTTTGTGGGAAAAGACCGTAGGTACGGGCTTTTTCAGTACCACGTTATAATAATCCGGGAATGAAGGAATAATATAGAAAGGGTAATGATTGTAGCATGACTACGATTTCATTATTTAAGGTGGTAGAATGATCAACTCAGGTCGACTCTTTGAAGGATTACGATCTAAAATCAAAAATATTTATTATCCGTTACACAACATGGTATTAACACTCTTAGTTGCTAATATATCAATTGGTAGCAAGTCACGTATCGATAAAGTCTACTGGGGTCATAGTGGTGGTGGGGCTATTTCTATTGGAAAAAATACTTCCATCTCGAATTGGGTTTGCATGATGCCATATGGAGGGTTCATTCGTATTGGAGATAATTGTAGTATTAATAGTTTTTGCCACATAAATGGTAACGGCGGAACTACAATAGGAAATAATGTTCGGATTGCAGCAGGGTGTGTAATTATTCCAGCAAATCATAAGTTTGAGGATCCATATGTTCCAATAACATTTCAAGGAGAAACTCAAAAAGGTGTGATAGTCTGTGATGATGTATGGATAGGCGCTGGTGTGACCATTCTTGATGGTGTAAAGATTGGAAAGGGCAGTGTTATAGGAGCAGGAAGCGTTGTGAACAGACCGATACCAGCAATGTCTGTTGCAGTAGGAGTCCCTGCAAAAATTGTAAAAAAACGAGGAGAAAAATATTGAAATTTAGAATATGTAATATCAATCTGAGAAACCATTATATAATGTCTGTAATGTCTAAATCTATAATTATAGTGATAACTTTTTTAACTTCTATAATAATTAATAGGTATTTGCAACCAGATTTAAAAGGTGAATATTCTTATATAATGAATTGGGTAGCAATAATCGCTTTGATTTTGAATTTAGGTATAGGTCAGTCAGTGTCTTTTTTTAAACGAAAACATGGAGAGACAATAGTAAATATGTTTGTTAATATATACTATTTACAATTAATGATGTACTTATTAATTGTTTTTTCGCTTAACTTTTTTTACACTAATAAAATTTTAAATTTAATATTAATAATTAGTAGCTTGGCACAATTTAATTCACAACTTAGTTTTTTATCAATTATTCAAAATATTAATAAGAGGAACATTACTGCAATAAGTTCTACGATTATTCACTTGATAATTTTAGTCTATATTTTTTTTGCCACATCAAAAAATCTAAATCTAATAATAATTGCGTACGTTCTCAAAATAAGTGTTGATAGTATTATCATGATTATAAAAAATAGTTTTTATCCAACTTTTAATAATTTAAAATTATATTCAATTTATGAGATCATAAGATTTGGATTTTTTCCGATGATTACGTCTCTTTTAATAACTTTTAATTATAACTTAGATATTATAATTTTGAAATCATTTGTTAGTTTTGAAAAAATTGGATTGTATAGTGTTGGGGTTACATTAGCGGGAATGCTATGGATTTTGCCTGATGCATTTAAAGATGTGTTATTTAATAAGACGTCAAAGAGTGATTCTATTTCGGACATTCAATTTAGCATTAAGTTTAATATTTATTTTTCTTTAGTTGTAATTGTAGGATTTGTTATTTTAGGAAAGTCTTTTATCAGTTTGTTTTATGGAGATGAATATATAAGTTCTTATTCTGTGTCTATTTTATTGATGATGGGTGGACTACCCATGATATACTTTAAAATGATTAATACTTTGTTTATTTCAATAGGCAAACAAAAGTTTGCTTTCGCTGTTTTGTTTTGTTCTGTTTTAATAAATATTATATTAAATTTCATATTAATCCCTATATATAATATTAATGGGGCAGCAGCAGCATCTTTAGTGTCATATTCTGTTTCTGGATTTGTATTTTTATTTTCATTCATGAAAGATTATAATTTATCTATTAAAAATTTTATTTTTTTTAGCAGCTTAGAGAGGCAGAAAATCAAAAGATTATTTGGGAGTACAAATAAAATTGAAGAAAAAAATGAATTAACTTAGCTACAATTCTATATTTAAATATAGGTACATCTGATATTGGAGGGAATTATAAATGAAAATATTTATAACAGGTGTAGCCGGATTTATCGGATTTCACCTTTCAAAAAAATTACTTGATGAATCATACCAAGTAATTGGGATTGATAACATGAATGATTATTATGATCCAACTCTTAAGCAATCTAGGCTTGAAATATTAAGAAAGTACAACAACTTTAACTTTCAAAAAGTGGATCTCAAGAACAAAGCAGCCATTGATAATATCTTTGAAACCCATCAACCCACTCATGTTATAAATTTAGCGGCTCAAGCAGGAGTGAGATACTCTATTGAGAATCCTCATGCGTATGTTGATTCCAACCTTATTGGCTTTATGAATATCCTTGAGGCTTGTAGGAATTATCCAGTAGAGCATTTGCTTTATGCTTCTTCAAGCTCAGTATATGGTGGAAACAAGGTAGCACCATTTTCAACTAATCATAATGTGGATCATCCTGTTTCTCTTTATGCAGCCACCAAAAAATCTAATGAACTGATGGCACATACATACAGCCACCTTTATGGAATACCTACAACAGGACTTAGATTCTTTACGGTATATGGCCCCTACGGTCGACCGGATATGGCATACTTTTCTTTTACTAAAGACATCCTTGCTGGGAATCCTATAAAGGTATTCAA is a window from the uncultured Trichococcus sp. genome containing:
- the wecB gene encoding UDP-N-acetylglucosamine 2-epimerase (non-hydrolyzing) produces the protein MKKLKLMTIVGTRPEIIKLSEVIKKSDKYFEHILVHSGQNYDYSLNQVFFEDLGIREPDHYLNVVGDNLGQTMGNVLAKSYEILVQEQPDALLVLGDTNSCLSVISAKRLKIPIFHMEAGNRCFDENLPEEINRRIVDHTSDVNLCYTEHARNYLNWEGVPKERTYVVGSPMAEVLKVNEQKINNSKVLEKLGLEKGQYILLSVHREENIDNEDNFMTLMNAVNDMAKTYGLPIIYSTHPRSQKFIDQRGFAFHKNVRNLEPFGFADYNSLQQNALCVVSDSGTIAEEASYFKFPAVSVRTSTERPEALDKGNMVIGSITTEQVLQAVDMAVKMDSLGEIGESVPNYTDENVSIKVIKLIQSYTGIVNKMVWRKL
- a CDS encoding helix-turn-helix domain-containing protein; amino-acid sequence: MGKNKKHVISLTDDEVRRLKSVLRKKTATRTIKCRCQILLDIDEAHGKPSTHQQCVKSIGVCFATVHNVIKYYIDGGVENVLTVGRSINSDNAHRKVDGRAEAKLIEMACGPAPEGRSRWTLRLLEEKVELEIPVGKDAIGRTLKKNEL
- a CDS encoding IS630 family transposase, whose translation is MEDVFNVYEFPYDPKHPAVCMDEKPYQLLGEAREPLPMRKGSNQKIDSEYVREGTCSIFIFTEPLGGVRHVNVRKQRTSVDWAEEIQYLVDIGYPEVEKITLVLDNLNTHTIASLYRAFPPEEARRIVRRLEIHFTPLHGSWLNIAEIELNVMTRQCLHRRTDDFKKLRLELAAWERERNTLSSKIR
- a CDS encoding glycosyltransferase family 2 protein translates to MEKVLVSVVMAVYNTPLEYLKESIESILNQTHKNIEFIIIDDASSYEVQKIIKKYDDDRIRLITNEKNMGLTKSLNKGLMLSNGKYIARMDSDDISLPDRIEMQVKFFEEHPEANVLGTRAIKFGDEEKVLKCYLKNTREKQQIKLFYYNIGLIHPTVMIRKKFLDQHSIKYNEKLLKTQDYGLWVECIRHTKLEIVESILLKYRTHSKQISQAKTDEQSKYGSMVRMSQLSALKLPIDDEIEKIHSNFCDGRSCYDIETTKKWVNKLILQNNKLQIFDVSLFVDETRYMWFLLCTKEVFRDKNMEYISPFIKSFRVKYFIEYLKYHKSRY
- a CDS encoding SDR family oxidoreductase, which gives rise to MKVLVLGGGGMAGHTISIYLKEAGHDVTAFTRKKFEYCNNIIGDVTDFKSLKKIIKEGQYDAIVNAIGILNQDAEDNKSNAVLLNSYLPHFLSDLTKEMKTRIIHMSTDCVFSGNTGGYTEASFRDGGTFYDRSKALGELENDKDLTLRNSIIGPDINPDGIGLFNWFMKQDGQINGFNKAIWTGVTTLTLAKAMEQAVTENLTGLYNLVNNQTINKYSLIKLFNKHLRNNRLEIRPTEFITLDKSLINNRTDFSFEVPSYEVMVAEMKEWIDKHAYLYPHYFE
- a CDS encoding acyltransferase, with the translated sequence MINSGRLFEGLRSKIKNIYYPLHNMVLTLLVANISIGSKSRIDKVYWGHSGGGAISIGKNTSISNWVCMMPYGGFIRIGDNCSINSFCHINGNGGTTIGNNVRIAAGCVIIPANHKFEDPYVPITFQGETQKGVIVCDDVWIGAGVTILDGVKIGKGSVIGAGSVVNRPIPAMSVAVGVPAKIVKKRGEKY
- a CDS encoding oligosaccharide flippase family protein, encoding MKFRICNINLRNHYIMSVMSKSIIIVITFLTSIIINRYLQPDLKGEYSYIMNWVAIIALILNLGIGQSVSFFKRKHGETIVNMFVNIYYLQLMMYLLIVFSLNFFYTNKILNLILIISSLAQFNSQLSFLSIIQNINKRNITAISSTIIHLIILVYIFFATSKNLNLIIIAYVLKISVDSIIMIIKNSFYPTFNNLKLYSIYEIIRFGFFPMITSLLITFNYNLDIIILKSFVSFEKIGLYSVGVTLAGMLWILPDAFKDVLFNKTSKSDSISDIQFSIKFNIYFSLVVIVGFVILGKSFISLFYGDEYISSYSVSILLMMGGLPMIYFKMINTLFISIGKQKFAFAVLFCSVLINIILNFILIPIYNINGAAAASLVSYSVSGFVFLFSFMKDYNLSIKNFIFFSSLERQKIKRLFGSTNKIEEKNELT
- a CDS encoding glycosyltransferase, with protein sequence MKKKILFVSPHMILGGLEKSLLSLLSSLPEDKFEITVLLVKKRGALLANIPNNIRVLEIPLPNDVGDELLAGGAKASTIRKLKKFQFIGAIKIVLKKVLKLDPIPELSMNYNDIPILDEKFDVAVAYQLHMPFIVKYVTKNIRAKKKILWIHSDLTKSGFNPRILKKELNKFDEFITVSKKLRDEFISYFPLYEDKTDVIYNILPIQYIHEMSDEEVDFDNEYKGLKILTIGRLAREKGIDIAIESFKHIRSEGYNCKWYVIGDGVEKSNIRKKIKANNLENHFIILGSK
- a CDS encoding glycosyltransferase → MNILVYDIAAENSGAVTILNDFYDNVKRNEDEKIRWIFLLSIIDLEETGNIQVLKFPWIKKSWFHRLFFDYFIAPIIVKKYNIDKIFSLQNTLVPLVKEKQLLYLHQSLPFVKYKFKVTENFRFWMYQNVVSKFIFKSIVSSEATVVQTKWMKEACLDNLQIDEGKIVVVPPYIEIKNELKFKQNFGNKKIFFYPATANSYKNHIAIIEACKELNKRGIFDYKVLLTISGLENKYAAQLRKNIENSNVNIELIGFITREEVLKLYSETILLFPSYVESHPMPLKEAQVSGSIILASNCSFSTEILGDYPNSVFFDPFAHQELFEAMKIIIEDRFEYVEANYKNTNHVNTRNTWDEIIGIIDKL